GAACTCGTGCCATGAAGCGGGTCAACGGATTTATCCCCTTCGGGTTGAACGGATTTGAAAAAAAATAATCCGCTAAATCCGTTCAATCCGTTGACCCTGACCCTACTCGCCCGGTTTTGTTGCCCGCGGCTGGCTCTGGCGGGCCTGCAAGAAGCCGCTGGCGCTCTCCAATGCTTCCTTGCCCTGTTGCAGAATATTGATCACCGAGTGAACCGGGCCGCTGCCGGTGGCCATCACCACACCGGTGATCAACACGTCGAATCCAACCTGCCAGGTAGACGCCCCTTTGAAGATACCCAACAGGTGCAACATTTGCACCGAGCCGACCGAGGCAATGAGCAGACCCATCACCAGGCTGATGTAAAGGCTGGCCAGCCGCTTGGCTTGCCGGTACGTCGGCGATTTGACGGTGACGCTGGCCAACAACTCCTCCGCCCGATCCGCTCGATCTCCGACCACCCTCAGCGTCGCTTTCAACCTTTGCTCCTGCTCCAGAACTTTCGTCGGCTCGATTGCCACCAGGGCCGAGTTTAACTTGGCGGTGACGGTGATCAGCTTGGCGCGGGCCTCTTCTGCTTCCTTCTCGGCCAGGTCAATCCACTTCTCAGTCTGAGCCAGGAACGCCACCGCCTTGCTGGCCCGAGTCTCGACCAGATCAAAGGTCGTTTCCAGAACCCGCTCGATAGCGGCGGCGGCGGCCACCACCGGAGCCAGGATGATGGCCACATCGGCCACATTGTTGGCCTGGGCCGCTTCGTATTTCGGTATAAACATCACATAGCCGAGCACCAGGATAATCACCACAAAAGAGCCGATGGTCACGACCCGGCGAATTGGCGTCCAGTCTGGCCCGGCTGGCTCGTGGGTTGGGGTTGATTTGATAGTCATTGTCATTCCTCCTGAGGGATTTGGTTAATAGAAAATGATCCACGAAGAAACACGAAGGTTCACGAAGAAAGCTCCTGAAATTTACTTCGTGCCGCTTCGTGTGACTTCGTGGATCAAAACATCGAGCAGTTATCGAGAGTTTATCCGTAAATATCGCTCCGGCGATCTTCAAACACCGGGATTCGTTTGCGCACCTCGTCGGCCAGCGCCAGGTCAATCTCGGCGTGTAGTAGCTCCGGCCCGTCGCCGCCTTCGACCACCGTCTCGCCCCACGAGTCAATCACCGCCGACTTGCCGCCGAAGTGTTCGCCTTTCGACTCGCCCACGCGGTTGACGGCGACCACGAACATTTGATTCTCAATCGCCCGCGCCCGAATCAGAGTCTGCCAGTGGGCCGTCCGGCGGCTGGGCCACTCGGCAGGCAGGATGACCAGCTTGGAGCCAAAGAATGCGTATTTGCGAAACAGTTCGGTGAAGCGCAGGTCGTAGCAGATCGCCAGCCCGGTCTTGCCCCAGGCCGCCTCAGTCGTCACCGCCTCCTCGCCCGGTGCCAGCCACTTCTCTTCTTCCATCAATCGAAAGAGATGTAGTTTGCGATAGACGGCCTGTTGCGTGCCGTCAGGGTTGAAGAGCGCCAGGGTGTTGTAGCATTTGCCGTTTCGCGCTTCAAGGATCGATCCGGCGATGCCGATGTTGAACTCCGCCGCCAGCGCCGAGACTTCGGCGAACATGCCTTCGCCGAGCGGCGAGGCGTGCTTGTGCCAGTTCTCCAAGTCGTAGCCGGTGCTCCACAGTTCGGGGAAGACGACAAGCGACGAGCCGTGCCGCGCCGCCTCTGCCGCCCACTCGCGGACGAGGGCGAAGTTGGTTTCGGGGTCGCCGAGGGCGATGTTCATTTGGGCGAGGGAGAGGCGGAGAGTAGTCACAGAGATTTCCTTTTAGCGAGCCATTGAGACTCCCGTTTCGAGTAAAATTTTAGGGTTAAAGTTGAATTAGGTGAGTTATGCTGGGGTATATGATACCCCAGCTCCCCATAACCTCGACCCGAATAGATGACATTCCGTTATTGATCGGCATGCTGATTCAAATGGGA
Above is a genomic segment from Chloroflexota bacterium containing:
- a CDS encoding carbon-nitrogen family hydrolase gives rise to the protein MNIALGDPETNFALVREWAAEAARHGSSLVVFPELWSTGYDLENWHKHASPLGEGMFAEVSALAAEFNIGIAGSILEARNGKCYNTLALFNPDGTQQAVYRKLHLFRLMEEEKWLAPGEEAVTTEAAWGKTGLAICYDLRFTELFRKYAFFGSKLVILPAEWPSRRTAHWQTLIRARAIENQMFVVAVNRVGESKGEHFGGKSAVIDSWGETVVEGGDGPELLHAEIDLALADEVRKRIPVFEDRRSDIYG